One part of the Phragmites australis chromosome 3, lpPhrAust1.1, whole genome shotgun sequence genome encodes these proteins:
- the LOC133911293 gene encoding short-chain dehydrogenase reductase 3b-like produces the protein MSKPRLDGKVAIVTGGASGIGKAAARLFASRGATVVIADVQDALGESVAASAGCTYMRCDVTDEAQVEATVGVVVAAHGRLDVMLSNAGVLLPTGSVMDMDLHALDRVMAVNFRGAAACVKHAARAMVPRGTRGAIVCTASVASLQGGFGPASYTASKHALLGLVRAAAGELGRHGVRVNCVSPGGVATPMSCALMGVGPEELEAMTVPHNVLRGTVLRAEDVAEAALFLASDQAAFVSGHNLVVDGAATAVNPAVLHTIGL, from the exons ATGTCCAAGCCAAG GTTGGACGGCAAGGTGGCCATCGTCACCGGCGGCGCGAGCGGCATTGGCAAGGCGGCGGCGCGGCTGTTCGCGTCCAGAGGCGCCACGGTGGTGATCGCGGACGTGCAGGACGCGCTGGGCGAGTCTGTGGCCGCGTCGGCCGGATGCACGTACATGCGGTGCGACGTGACGGACGAGGCGCAGGTGGAGGCGACGGTGGGCGTCGTGGTGGCCGCACACGGGCGGCTGGACGTCATGCTCAGCAACGCCGGCGTGCTGCTCCCGACGGGGTCGGTGATGGACATGGACCTGCACGCGCTGGACCGCGTGATGGCCGTCAACTTCCGCGGCGCGGCGGCGTGCGTGAAGCACGCGGCGCGCGCCATGGTGCCGCGCGGCACCCGCGGCGCCATCGTGTGCACGGCGAGCGTGGCGTCGCTCCAGGGCGGGTTCGGCCCGGCGTCGTACACGGCGTCCAAGCACGCGCTGCTGGGCCTGGTGCGCGCCGCGGCGGGGGAGCTCGGGCGGCACGGCGTGCGCGTGAACTGCGTGTCCCCGGGCGGCGTGGCGACGCCCATGAGCTGCGCGCTCATGGGCGTGGGACCCGAGGAGTTGGAGGCCATGACGGTGCCGCACAACGTGCTGCGCGGGACGGTGCTGCGGGCTGAGGACGTGGCGGAGGCGGCGCTGTTCCTGGCGTCCGACCAGGCTGCGTTCGTCAGCGGACACAACCTCGTCGTCGACGGCGCCGCCACCGCAGTCAACCCCGCCGTGCTGCACACCATCGGGCTGTGA
- the LOC133913705 gene encoding uncharacterized protein LOC133913705, producing the protein MARRGNQSKSGPNYASPNCQNTADGDVLSTPKRGAADIENPSSHFQGRLKGSEGSSDKKTAKSNKKNSRNSSISSLGKSNDRASYKQQQMDTSCDMSSSEENDLPSRTKNRSGSKKSSRRGFGKNILLEQTSLPRLAENVLEKTRCMACMAASIFRASMMYVVEESKRFIDRQRPTINTLMAIVNKGHAYAFSKIEYVYPIVRAWMLNAGRLMLLLLAVWLDCNVRGFDSLLRLGTNSLLAVLWCSMLSIFAMIGIKKMLVFMVIAASAVAFIGLGFGILLISVLAVVILWFYGSFWTTSSIIIIGGASFFLKHERLALFVTCLYSMYCARSYVGWLGLLLSLNLSFFSSDILVQFLKNKVDNKKSNGSSRNSEQSSGRSGNIFEEFQQASAHSTSQSGYAQASDRGPGDPSTNGDEKELTSEDEVARLLNCTDHYSALGFRRYENIDVSSLKREYKKKAMLVHPDKNMGNDKAADAFKKLQNAYEVLLDSLKRKTYDDELRRGELLNYFRRFQSVPQKNGRNGSFQHGFSPSEGVDEDPYSLSRRIACKKCGDFHLWIYTGRAKSQARWCQDCKEFHQAKDGDGWVEQSFQPVLFGMLHKPDLPHAYVCAESYIFDVTEWFNCQGMRCPANTHKASFHVNASVTKQSTGKGSSSAQRGGGIPNGANMDGGINEEEFFEWLQNAVQSGMFETTFSAQSDPPPPGNGSNAKGSSSSNSSRKKRKGKKQW; encoded by the exons ATGGCTCGGAGAGGAAATCAAAGCAAAAGTGGCCCCAATTATGCTTCACCTAACTGTCAAAATACAGCTGATGGTGATGTACTAAGTACCCCAAAAAGGGGCGCAGCGGATATTGAAAATCCAAGTTCACATTTTCAAGGCAGATTGAAGGGTTCTGAAGGAAGCAGCGACAAAAAAACAGCTAaaagcaacaaaaagaatagcAGAAACAGTAGCATCTCTTCCTTGGGAAAATCAAATGACCGGGCTTCATATAAACAGCAACAAATGGATACCAGTTGTGATATGAGCAGTTCAGAAGAAAATGATCTGCCATCAAGAACTAAAAACAGAAGTGGTAGCAAGAAATCTTCAAGGCGTGGCTTTGGTAAAAACATTTTGTTAGAGCAAACTTCATTGCCTAGATTGGCAGAAAATGTTTTGGAGAAGACCAGGTGCATGGCTTGCATGGCTGCATCCATTTTTAGAGCTTCCATGATGTATGTAGTGGAAGAAAGCAAAAGATTCATTGACAGACAAAGGCCAACAATCAACACTCTTATGGCTATTGTAAACAAAGGGCATGCCTATGCCTTCAGTAAAATTGAGTATGTTTATCCTATAGTTCGAGCATGGATGCTTAATGCTGGAAGGTTGATGTTGCTCCTGTTGGCGGTTTGGTTGGACTGCAATGTAAGGGGCTTTGATTCTTTGCTACGACTGGGGACAAATTCCCTCCTTGCAGTACTTTGGTGCAGCATGCTATCAATTTTTGCGATGATTGGGATAAAGAAAATGCTCGTATTCATG GTGATTGCTGCTTCTGCAGTTGCCTTTATTGGTCTAGGTTTTGGTATCCTGCTTATCTCAGTGCTTGCAGTGGTGATTTTGTGGTTTTATGGAAGCTTTTGGACAACAAGTTCTATAATAATTATTGGAG GtgcttcctttttcttgaaaCATGAACGATTAGCTCTCTTTGTTACCTGTCTATATTCGATGTATTGTGCAAGAAGCTACGTTGGATGGCTCGGGTTACTTTTGAGCCTCAACCTGTCTTTCTTTTCTAGTGACATTCTAGTGCAGTTTCTGAAGAACAAAGTAGACAATAAAAAATCcaatggttcttcaaggaactCGGAGCAAAGCTCAGGTAGATCAGGCAACATCTTTGAAGAATTTCAACAAGCATCTGCTCATAGCACCTCCCAATCTGGATATGCTCAAGCCTCTGATCGAGGCCCTGGTGATCCTTCAACAAATGGAGATGAGAAAGAGTTGACCTCTGAAGATGAAGTAGCTCGTTTACTGAACTGCACCGATCACTATTCAGCATTAGGTTTCCGTCGATATGAAAACATAGATGTATCATCACTCAAGAGAGAATACAAGAAAAAG GCTATGTTAGTCCATCCTGATAAGAATATGGGCAATGATAAAGCTGCTGATGCATTTAAAAAGCTTCAAAATGCATATGAG GTTCTTCTTGATTCTTTGAAACGCAAGACATATGATGATGAGTTAAGGAGGGGGGAGCTCTTGAACTACTTTAGACGGTTTCAGAGTGTTCCCCAGAAG AATGGAAGAAATGGCAGTTTTCAACATGGGTTTAGCCCTTCTGAAGGTGTTGATGAAGATCCTTATAGTCTATCAAGAAGAATAGCCTGCAAAAAATGCGGTGATTTCCATCTTTGGATTTATACAGGAAGAGCTAAATCACAAGCTAGATGGTGTCAG GACTGCAAGGAGTTTCATCAAGCTAAAGACGGTGATGGATGGGTTGAACAGTCGTTTCAACCTGTACTATTTGGGATGCTGCACAAG CCAGATTTACCTCATGCATATGTTTGCGCGGAAAGCTACATATTTGATGTCACTGAGTGGTTCAACTGTCAG GGAATGAGATGCCCAGCAAACACTCACAAGGCGAGCTTTCATGTTAATGCCAGCGTGACAAAGCAGAGTACTGGCAAGGGGAGCTCCTCAGCGCAGAGAGGTGGCGGGATCCCCAATGGTGCAAACATGGATGGAGGAATCAACGAGGAAGAGTTCTTCGAGTGGCTTCAGAATGCTGTGCAGTCTGGCATGTTCGAAACTACGTTCAGTGCGCAAAGCGACCCACCTCCTCCTGGCAACGGAAGCAACGCCAAGGGCAGCAGTAGTAGCAATAGTAGTAGGAAAAAGAGGAAGGGCAAGAAACAGTGGTAA